The Cloacibacillus sp. genome window below encodes:
- a CDS encoding divergent polysaccharide deacetylase family protein — translation MGKHYRKEGRGGSRVIRLALLLLLIAALIYVAAGRLGAPVAEKPQDSGTVAVSADRSADAKLKDREPSASADVAVVSLDTQKKEKEDSPANKKPQVVDEKYGGPVPLLALIVDDGGGQMEYTKRVAALDIPLSWAIMPYLRHSKDTLELAKSKRIPCLLHLPMQAEIDKDSSQYIIGKGMDADEVRQKTAAALDSLPGVVGINNHRGSLATADSKLMEPVMAELKERGLIFADSRTSGKSVAYQTAVAAGVPSVQNRGFLDNTADKNAIAARFREIVKNAQRRGSLVVICHFRPSTVMFLEELNKNYKELPVKLVTIPEMLKLMKESSAEPEGGI, via the coding sequence GCGTAATAAGATTGGCGCTGCTGCTGCTCCTTATCGCGGCTCTTATATATGTGGCAGCCGGACGCCTCGGCGCTCCGGTCGCCGAAAAACCGCAGGACAGCGGCACTGTCGCCGTCAGCGCCGACAGGAGCGCGGACGCGAAGCTGAAAGACAGGGAGCCGTCCGCTTCGGCCGATGTCGCCGTGGTTTCTCTTGATACGCAAAAAAAAGAAAAAGAGGACAGTCCCGCAAACAAAAAACCGCAGGTGGTGGATGAAAAATACGGCGGCCCCGTGCCGCTGCTTGCCCTCATCGTCGACGACGGCGGCGGGCAGATGGAATATACAAAACGTGTCGCGGCTCTGGACATTCCGCTCTCCTGGGCGATAATGCCATATCTGCGCCATTCAAAAGATACTCTGGAGCTTGCTAAGTCCAAGAGGATTCCCTGCCTGCTGCACCTGCCGATGCAGGCTGAGATAGACAAGGACAGTTCGCAGTATATAATCGGCAAAGGTATGGACGCGGATGAAGTCCGGCAGAAGACCGCCGCCGCCCTAGATTCGCTGCCCGGCGTCGTTGGCATAAACAACCACCGCGGTTCGCTCGCCACCGCCGACTCCAAGTTGATGGAGCCTGTGATGGCGGAGCTTAAAGAGCGCGGCCTCATTTTCGCCGACAGCCGTACATCGGGCAAGAGCGTCGCCTACCAGACCGCTGTGGCGGCGGGGGTCCCCTCTGTGCAAAACCGCGGATTTCTGGACAACACCGCCGACAAAAACGCCATTGCCGCCCGCTTCCGCGAGATCGTAAAGAATGCCCAGCGGCGGGGCTCGCTGGTCGTAATATGCCACTTCCGCCCATCTACGGTGATGTTTCTGGAAGAGCTTAATAAAAACTACAAAGAGCTGCCCGTGAAGCTGGTAACGATCCCCGAAATGCTCAAACTCATGAAAGAGAGCTCTGCTGAACCGGAAGGGGGTATCTGA